The following is a genomic window from Zerene cesonia ecotype Mississippi chromosome 25, Zerene_cesonia_1.1, whole genome shotgun sequence.
NNNNNNNNNNNNNNNNNNNNNNNNNNNNNNNNNNNNNNNNNNNNNNNNNNNNNNNNNNNNNNNNNNNNNNNNNNNNNNNNNNNNNNNNNNNNNNNNNNNNNNNNNNNNNNNNNNNNNNNNNNNNNNNNNNNNNNNNNNNNNNNNNNNNNNNNNNNNNNNNNNNNNNNNNNNNNNNNNNNNNNNNNNNNNNNNNNNNNNNNNNNNNNNNNNNNNNNNNNNNNNNNNNNNNNNNNNNNNNNNNNNNNNNNNNNNNNNNNNNNNNNNNNNNNNNNNNNNNNNNNNNNNNNNNNNNNNNNNNNNNNNNNNNNNNNNNNNNNNNNNNNNNNNNNNNNNNNNNNNNNNNNNNNNNNNNNNNNNNNNNNNNNNNNNNNNNNNNNNNNNNNNNNNNNNNNNNNNNNNNNNNNNNNNNNNNNNNNNNNNNNNNNNNNNNNNNNNNNNNNNNNNNNNNNNNNNNNNNNNNNNNNNNNNNNNNNNNNNNNNNNNNNNNNNNNNNNNNNNNNNNNNNNNNNNNNNNNNNNNNNNNNNNNNNNNNNNNNNNNNNNNNNNNNNNNNNNNNNNNNNNNNNNNNNNNNNNNNNNNNNNNNNNNNNNNNNNNNNNNNNNNNNNNNNNNNNNNNNNNNNNNNNNNNNNNNNNNNNNNNNNNNNNNNNNNNNNNNNNNNNNNNNNNNNNNNNNNNNNNNNNNNNNNNNNNNNNNNNNNNNNNNNNNNNNNNNNNNNNNNNNNNNNNNNNNNNNNNNNNNNNNNNNNNNNNNNNNNNNNNNNNNNNNNNNNNNNNNNNNNNNNNNNNNNNNNNNNNNNNNNNNNNNNNNNNNNNNNNNNNNNNNNNNNNNNNNNNNNNNNNNNNNNNNNNNNNNNNNNNNNNNNNNNNNNNNNNNNNNNNNNNNNNNNNNNNNNNNNNNNNNNNNNNNNNNNNNNNACACATACGCACTGTATCACAGAAATCTATCTACGAACACCACTACATCGAAAAAACGAGCGAATTTCGTGGAATCAGATACAACACTGACCCGGCGCTACGCACACATTCTCATTTTCGTGCGCATGCGTGgttgtttgtataaatatggGTGCTTACGTATAATTTTCGTCATTCGCTCAAAGCTACCGCAGTGAATTCACGTCTGATTATTCTGTGAACTTGTGAAATAGTTGCGACATAGTTTACGAGTGCCATCAAGCGAGATAACAAGGATAAGTGAGGATTTCAGTGCTCTGTGAAAAGTGTTGGTGAAAATTACTCGTTACGAGTCAGAGTTGGCaaaaatttgtgaaaatttgagaagtattaatttaaaaagcattaaaatgtACAACGACTCAGTGGTTCCCGTTAAGACGGAGTCTTTCAGTGGAGTAGCAGCCAaaaggtaaatattaatttttatctgcATTGATTAacagatatattaaataaatttatcagtaccaatattacataatattaaccaTTCAATGTTACACAACTCAGtgtaattagtaattacaATGTAATGATTTGAACTCATTATGTCGTCTCTAAGTTCTGTAAACACAATAGTTTAAATCcagaatttatttgttttttatttactttattactactaatactaatatactttatctaaattgttgaaaatgaaactattatagttttttagtaataaaacattcaatagTCACacagtatttatttgataaaaatatcacagcAATTGTCCAAACACTCATAATGGTTACGAATTCCTCGGTAGTATAGTAGTATCCCCGTCTGTCACGCGGGTGACCGGGGTTGGATTCCCCGCCGGGGAGACAAgtgctttttctttttttacttataatttttttctttttcagtcCTATCGGACAGTGTATCAAATCTGCACTAAGGCGCGCTTGTGTGGAGAAAAGACTAACGATTGGTCTAATGCCAGCGCTACAGTTTTTATCAAAGAACAGTAATGGGGCTCTTTTCTGCATTCAAGCAGAAGCAAGGCCGGGTGACAGCGCTACACATATGCAAGAAGTGCTGTTGCAGGCTTTCTGCATGGAAAACGACATTTATACTGTTAAGGTAAGAatcaaaattcatattttggtgaagaaaatttaaatgccaTCTATTGATATTATGCAAAACATGGAATATTGTTGCAGCGCCAtctgttgatattttatagttagaattttattaataagatttaataacGCCATCTCGAATCAATTCGTCGTAGAATCAAATCGTAAAAATTGCGGCTTTTCTGGTATATAATATCGATTACTAACATAAAACTTCTTATTGTCTACAGGTCGATTCCGAAGATAAGTTGAAAAAATTACTGGGCTGCAGCAAGACATCTCTGGATTTTACCTGCGTTTTGATTCACTACCCATTTTTGGATCCATACAGTGACTGCCcagaaattgatttttctgtACTATCTGAATCGGAGAAAGATTTAATTGACCACTGCGAAACCAACTGGGGCTACTCCCAGGTCCCAGTCATCAAACTACCAGAGAAGTGAATACTTTGCTGTTAGactttttggaaaaaaaaaaaatgttgaccGACATGGTCCTATATTTTTTGGCGTACAAGCCATTTATTGTTACGTGTCCTTGTGGACTTATTAATATAGCGTAGCATTTTGTACATTGTGTCAGGAGTCAGGACGCCATTTTGGCtgtatttacattgtatttagAAAATGATGTTTATAAGAAGAAAGGAggttttgtaattattgttaatcaaATGGATAgatgaagatattttatacctttgtaaatttgtttatattgtagaattaacaataaaagatTAGTGAATaatatgtgattttatttcaaaaagagaaggtaatatatacttaatattatatacttctacgatatattatatacttctaTACTATGTATAGGTATGTATTACCTTCTACCTTACcaagttttatagtttttaaagagCGCTTttgaaaattagaaaattcATCTCTATTTCTTACatttcattaacaaaataatttcagagCAGACTCATATTTATACAAgatgaaaaatatcaaaccaaaacattacttaaaaaaataggagattgaatttaaaacactTTAAACATGTGTAACATTTGAccaatatttgataataaaatctacACCCCGTTCGCCAATCATCATGCATGGAGCATTTGTATTACCTAATGTCAGTACAGGCATTATAGAAGCATCTATTACTCTCAGTCTATCGACCCCATATACCCTCAACTCTGGGTCCACAACAGCCGTTTCATCATCTTCTGGGCCCATCTTACAAGTTCCTACAGGGTGATATGTACTCGATGTATAATGTTTCATCAAACATACGAAATAATCATCTGTCCCCCATTCAAAATCTTCACAATATGGTAACGGCGTTCTGACAAAATATGCTCCTCTACTTTTAAATGCATGCGTATCTTCTAATGACAAGGCGAATCTTGTGCCTCGCAACAATGGAAAGATATCCGTTTCATCGCCAAAGTAATTAGGATACAGCAGTGGATGACCATATGGGTCATTTGGATTTAGGAGAAGTCTGCCTCGACTTTTCGGGACTATATTCATGACCCGAAGTAAGAACCCGTCATAAAAGGAAGACGGAAATATTGTTACTTCATTGTAGGCGGCCGGATCTTTTATGAATTGCCGCCAAGAATTCGTGTGATCAGCTTGATACTGAACGTCGGGGGCGGCCAAGCCGTGCTCAGATTTGAGAAAAGCGATCGAGTTTGTTGGCCCGTTCCCTGACAGAGGTCTTTCATTTGGGGGCATGTCAAAGAAGTTTTTGACGTAGTAAATTAATTCATCCGCGTTCACGGTAGTGGCCGTTCCATTGGGCAGAGCGACTAGAAGCCCGTTGTAGGTGACATGGTCATGTAAATTTTCACCAACAGGCAGGTCACTTATCACTGGTATGTTGAGAGATTCTAAATGTTCTCTAGGCCCAATTCCGGACCACATAAGCAATTGTGGGGAATTGATGGATCCTGCGCTGAGAATGACTTCTTTTTTAGCGTATGCGGTGTAtagtttattgtttctttcatATATGACACCGGTAGCTACACCGTCCTCTATTAAGATTTTCTTTACTTCTGAATTAACTTTAACTACGAGGTTATCTCTCGTGTATCTTACAGGTTGGATGAAGGCTGTGTTTGCGGACCATCTAACTCCATTTCTAGAGAATGCTTGTGCTTGATTTGTTCCTTCTTGTTGTGCCCCGTTATAATCTGTTAGGGGTAAGCCACGTTCTATATGAGATTCTGTTATCATTTTAGCTACATTGTCAATATAAGTGAACCTTTGAATCGGTTGCTCTCCGTGAATATC
Proteins encoded in this region:
- the LOC119836729 gene encoding uncharacterized protein LOC119836729, which codes for MYNDSVVPVKTESFSGVAAKSPIGQCIKSALRRACVEKRLTIGLMPALQFLSKNSNGALFCIQAEARPGDSATHMQEVLLQAFCMENDIYTVKVDSEDKLKKLLGCSKTSLDFTCVLIHYPFLDPYSDCPEIDFSVLSESEKDLIDHCETNWGYSQVPVIKLPEK
- the LOC119836725 gene encoding glucose dehydrogenase [FAD, quinone]-like → MMGGSGSINSMSYIRGNPLDYDRWAALGNKGWSYEEVLPFFKKHEDNLEIDELDRRYHDIHGEQPIQRFTYIDNVAKMITESHIERGLPLTDYNGAQQEGTNQAQAFSRNGVRWSANTAFIQPVRYTRDNLVVKVNSEVKKILIEDGVATGVIYERNNKLYTAYAKKEVILSAGSINSPQLLMWSGIGPREHLESLNIPVISDLPVGENLHDHVTYNGLLVALPNGTATTVNADELIYYVKNFFDMPPNERPLSGNGPTNSIAFLKSEHGLAAPDVQYQADHTNSWRQFIKDPAAYNEVTIFPSSFYDGFLLRVMNIVPKSRGRLLLNPNDPYGHPLLYPNYFGDETDIFPLLRGTRFALSLEDTHAFKSRGAYFVRTPLPYCEDFEWGTDDYFVCLMKHYTSSTYHPVGTCKMGPEDDETAVVDPELRVYGVDRLRVIDASIMPVLTLGNTNAPCMMIGERGVDFIIKYWSNVTHV